In bacterium BMS3Abin08, the DNA window CTCCCGGTCTCCTTCTTCAACAGCGTAGGTTATTTCAATAAGGCCCTCCCGCCTGCCCCACAAGGAGGAGGTCGAAAGGAACGAACAGCCCTTATTGTCCCCGGTAAACCATACGATATTTTCACCGTTTACCGTATGGGTGGTCTGCACTGCAGAGCTGATCTGCCTGTCAAGCAGGAGTACCAGGGAACGCAGTCTGTCTATTTTTTCCACCTCGGCTTTCCCCCTGTCGACGGAACTGATTCCAAGCCTCAGGGCCCCACCGATTATCAGTATTACAATGCTCAGGATGGTGATGGATATCAGGATCTCTATCAGGGTGAATCCCTTGTTTACCCTTCCCCCCATGCGGTGTCCTGAATTACAAATGATTTTCATTGAGTCAGTGACTTTATAATCCTCTCTGTTCGTAGTGTAACCCTCTTGCCCCCCCGGGGCTCGGAAACGGTTAATCGTATTTTGTAAAGCCTGTAGGGGAGGCCTTTGTACCTCTCGTTCTCTACCTCTTCGATCGTGGTTTCAACCTCATAATCATCTTCAACGTGTTTGTCGATACCCTCTTCCAGCGAGGGGTCAAGGAGGAGTATTCTCATCTCGGAGAGGGCTATCAGTGAGAGGTCGGCATGTTTTTTTGTTGAATAAATCGACCTCAATGATATGGAAAACACCTCTGACACGGCAACAATGCCGATTGCAAGGATTGCAATCGCCACGATAACCTCTATCAGGGTGAATCCGTTTTTATGGAGTCGCCTTGTACTATTCATATGTCTTGTTGGTTGAGCTTCCGGTCAGTGGATCTACCGTTATGGAGTATGAGGTTGCCTTCCTTGTAAGTATTATCTCCGCCCCGGAAGAGGCCCCTTCAGGATAAAAGATTACCTGATAACTTCCGCTGTCTATTTCACCCTCAAAAGGGTCTTTAATCCTGATCCCGATATCCTCCGGGAGGGTCAGGATCTTTTTTTTTGTAACCCAGACCCTGTGGTTATCTATATCAATCGTTACGGTTGTCTCACGGCCCCTTATCTGTGCGTTGTTTTTTGCATATCTCAGCATTGAAGAGATGTCCCTCACCATCGACCTGAACTTGGCGCCGGGCAAGGCCCTGCTGAAACCGATTCCTACGAGCCCGACCATGATACCCACCAAAACCATAACAACAATCAGCTCCATCAGGGTGAATCCCCTTTCAGAGTTGTGATGCCCTGTCCTGTTGTTATTTAGGGATGAGGGAGATTGCCTGAAGTAAGGGTTAAGGAGTTTCATTTCTAAAAGACGTACTACATCGGTAATTCGTTTATACTGAAGATTGCCATCAGGATTGATACGACGATAAAGCCGATTACCAGCCCCATTATGAGGATCATCATCGGTTCAAGGAGGCTTATGAACCTCCGTACCGTTGTCCTGAGTCCTTTTTCGTAAGTGTCTGCAACCTTAAGAAGCATGCTGTCAAGCTGTCCCGTCTCTTCTCCAACCTTTATCATGGACAGAGCAAGGGACGGGAAGACCCCTGTTTTTTCTATAGGAGCGGAAACACCCTTTCCTTCCCTTGCTCCTTTTATCACCTTTTCTATGGCAGAGGCAAAGACCGTGTTTCCGATGACATCCTTCACGTTTGAAAGGGCCTGCAGCAGCGGCACCCCGCTTCGGAGGAGGGTCCCCAGGGTTCTGCAGAAACGTGCTGTCTCGAGTTTTACGACTATGTCCCTGAAGAGCTTGATCTTGAATTCATCCCACCTCTTCTTTCCCTCAGGGCGGGAGATATACCTTCTCAGCATAACCCATGAGCCGATAAAGACGGAGATGATTATCCACCAGTAGTTACTCATAAAGGTGCTGAGCGACATCAGTATCTGTGTGGGAAGGGGGAGTGTCTGACCAAGGTCTGTAAAGATCTTTGAGAATTTCGGTATAACGTAAGTAAGGAGTATGATAATAGAGGCACCACCCGTCAAAGTCAGTATAGCGGGATAGATCATTGCAGAGGAGAGGTGTTCACTCAGTTCCTTTGAGGTCTCAAGGAATTCGACCAGCTTGTCAAGAACCACGTCCAGCACACCACCGGCCTCCCCTGCCTTGGCCATGTTAATGTAGAGTTTCGGGAAGGTCTTCGGATGCATGGAGAGCGCCTCGGAGAAGGAACTCCCTTCACTTATGGACTTGAGGATCGCCTTGATTACCCCCTTCATCTGTTTCTGATCGGTAATCTCCGAGAGGATATTAAGGCTCCTGTCAAGTGGCAGACCTGCACCAAGGAGGGCGGAGAGTTCTGTGGTGAAGGTGAGTATATCGGCCTTCCTCCATCCCCTGATATCAAAGAGACGGCTCTTTGTTCCGGGCCTGGCAACCTTTATGGGGATAAATCCGGAATCCTTGATCGATTCTATGGCCGATTTTTCATCAGGAGCTTCAATTACTCCTTCATGTATGGCGCCGTCAAAAGAGGTTGCCTTGTAAGAGAATATGGGCATTGTCAGACCTCCTGGGTGACGCGGAGGACCTCTGAGATTGTTGTGATGCCTCTCATGACCTTTCGTGTACCGTCTTCCATCAGGGTCCTCATGCCCGAGTGCCGGGCAACCTTCCGGAGTTCAGCAGAGTCGATGTTCTTTACTATTTTATTTCTTGCGAGTTCGTCGATAACGAGGAGTTCAAATATTCCGGTTCTGCCCCTGAACCCGGTGCCGGCACAGTTCTCACAGCCTGTTCCCCTGTAGAGTGTTACACCCGGGTTGATGCCGAGGAGCCTCCTTTCCTCGTCGGATATATCCCTGTCCTCTTCCTTGCATTCCGGACAGATTACCCTTACGAGTCTCTGGGCCAGTACGGCCCTGATTGTGGAGGAAATCAGATAGCTCTCGACACCCATCTCGATCAACCTGGTGATGGCACTTGGGGCATCGTTTGTGTGGAGAGTGGAGAAGACAAGATGACCCGTCAGTGATGACTGTATGGCGATTTCGGCGGTCTCAAGGTCCCTTATCTCGCCTATCATTATTATGTCGGGATCCTGCCTGACGATATGTCTGAGGGTGTTTGTAAAATCAAGGCCGATCCGGGGTTTTACCTGAATCTGATTAATCCCCTTCAACTGATATTCAACGGGGTCCTCGACGGTGATAATCTTTTTTTCAGGGCTGTTGATCTTGTCAAGGGCACCGTAAAGGGTGGTGGTCTTTCCACTGCCTGTCGGTCCTGTTACAAGAATTATGCCGTTGGGGAGAGTGATAAGGCGGTTGAAGGTGCCGAGTGTTTCACGGGGGAAGCCGAGCTGTTGGAGATCAATCACGATGCTTTCCCTGTCAAGTATCCTGATTACCACGCTTTCACCGTAGATGACCGGGATCGTGGATATCCTCATGTCGATATCCTTGCCGAGGACCTTTAACTTTATCTTCCCATCCTGTGGGAGCCTCCGTTCAGCTATGTTCAGTTTAGCCATGATCTTGACCCTGGAGATGATGGCCGGCTGGAGTTTCCTCGGGGTTGATTCCACATCGTGCAGTACACCGTCTATCCTGTACCTGACCTTGAGTTCATCCTCAAAGGGTTCGATGTGTATATCACTGGCCCTGCTCTCTATGGCCCTCGTTATAATGAGATTCACCAGTTTGATTATAGGCGCCTCTGAGGCGAGGTCTTTCAGGTGCCCGATATCCTGTTCCTCCTCTGTAATCTCTTCGTAACTGAGCTGGTCTATGTCTTCTATTATCTTGTTGATTGTGTTTTCCTTGCCATATAGGCTGTCAAGATAGTCGGTGATCCCGTCCCTGTCACCGTGTAATACCTCGATTGAGTGACCTGTGGCGTATTGAAGGGCGCTTATAACCTCTCTGTTATCGGGGTCTGCGGTTACAATTACAAGCCTGTTGCCCTTCAGTTCCAGGGGAATGACGAGGTTCTCCTTCAGAAAACGGGGAGATATCCCGTTCAACATAAGGGGGACCTTGGGGAATTCGGATATCTTTTCATTTCTCTGCATTATCAGTTAATATACCAGAACCCGGTGTATTAATTGTAGTATATCCGTGTTCACTGTCTTCATACTTTATTCATATTTTTGCTTTACAATCAAGAAAAACAAAATGAAAGGAGTTGCCATGTTGAAGAATGTGTATTTCAGATCCTGTGTTCTCTTTCTGCTGACCGCCTTCCTGTCGATAGCCTCGGTGCCCACGGTATATGCAGCCGGGAATGTAGGGAAACTCACGAACGATCAGGCCAAACAGATCCTTCAAAAGGTGGCGCCGGGACTAAAGGTGCTGTCAGTTGATAAGGCTGCCGTCAAAGGGCTCTGGGAGGTGGTTGTTCAGAGTGGTAGTGGTAAGAAGTCTATTGTTTATCTCGATTATGCAGGGAAGAATCTCGTACTCGGTTCAATAGTTGATCTGGAAAGCCGTAAAAACCTCACAAAGGAAAAATTCGATAAAATCAACAGGGTAGATTTCTCACAGATACCCCTTGACGATGCCCTCCTTCTCGGAGATGCCAACGCAAAGCACAAGGTGATTGTCTTTGACGACCCCGACTGACCCTACTGCGCCAGACTTCATCCGGAGATGAAGAAGATTGTTGACAAGAGGAAAGACATCGCATTTTATCTGAAGATGTTTCCCCTGGTGAGTATCCATCCGAAGTCATACAATAATGCAAAGGCCATTGTATGCGAAAAGTCAAATGACAAGGCTCTAAAGCTTCTTGAGGATGCTTATGCAAAGAAGACCCTCCCGGATCCAACATGTCAGACGGATGTGGTGGATAAGAATATCGCCCTTGGTAAGAAGTTGGGGATTTCGGGAACACCAACCCTTATCTTTCAGGACGGACGTGTTGTGAGTGGTGCAATGAGTGCCGATAAACTGACAAAACTGATTGATAAAAAATAATGAAGCCCCCCTCACCGAAGGTGGGGGGCCATTTATGGAAATCCGGATTTGCTGTATTCGCGGCTCTCCTCCCCCGTTTTCAGCGGAGGCTTTCAGCCGTTATCCGTGTAATGTAACTATCCGGTTCCGACGGCGGCCCCTCCTTCTATCTCCTTTACAGGGTGCCCGGGACCGGGAGACTAAAGCCGCCCTTCTAAAAAGTCCACAGATTTACGGTGGTTATGGGGCCTTGCGCGATTGTGACGGTGGCTGTGAGTATATATATGATCGGTCCTCCCGTGACCGGCCGGCATATTGATTGACCCCCGTTTTTTGTGTTGGGGATATGCCGGGTGATCAGGCAATTTTCCTTGTGTTTTGTGTGATGTGAAATTTTTTATCAAGGAGAAAAGAAGGAGGTAACGATGAAAAAGATACTGATGTCTGTTGTTCTGTTGCTTGTTGTTCCTGCCATCAGTTTTGGCCATATATTTATGATTGAGAGTACTCCAGCGCCTCAGTCTGTAACCAAAAAGGCCCCTGAAAAGATCACGATAACCTTTGCAGGATCTGTAGAAAGGGCCTTCTCAAGGGTTGAGGTCTTTGATGAGAAGGGCAGGAAGGTCTCCGGAAAGACCGGGTTTTTAGAGAATGACACCATAATGGAGGCCGACCTTCAAGGGCCTCTTTCCTCAGGCAAGTACACCGTGAAATGGAAGTGCATGAGCCTTGACGGGCACAGCCAGAAGGGAAAGTTTGCCTTTACCGTCACGGAATGACCATTCCATATGTACTAATGGTTTTATCATACTGGCTCTTCCTTACCGGTGTGATTTTTCTTGCAGGAGCCCTCTTCTCCAGGTTTATAGTTACAGGTCCCTCGGGTGCCGATGTCTGTGTGATTGAAGGAGGGAAAAGGTGTTTTGGTGAGACTGCATCGGTCGTCATATTCCTGTCTGCTCTGTTTACCTTTGTTTTTAACCTTATACATCTCGTTTTTCATGCCTCTGTAATGACGGAAACACCACTAACCGGGGTTTTCCCCATACTCCCTATCTTTCTCGTAAAGACAAAGTACGGACAGCTTATTCTCATCAGGACCATTCTTCTTCTGCCGCTTATCATCGTTGCCTTCTTAACAATCAGGAGGCCAAGGTTGTGGTTGGCCCTCTCAGGCATTGCTCTTTCTTTTTCGATAGTGGTTACTCTCAGTATCTCGGGACACCAGGGAGTAAACGGCTATTTTAATCTGCCCGTTGTGACGGATACACTGCATATAACAGCTGCGGCTCCCTGGATAGGGGGTATTTTCTTTATCCGTCTCTGCTACTCATTTTTACTTAAGGCAGGGGGCAGGGATTTATGGGGTGTATTTCCGGATCTTATAAACAGGTTTTCCAATCTGGCCACTTACTGTGTCTATGTGGCAGGAGTGACAGGAATCGTACTCGTGTTTTTCAGGGTAAAGGACTTCGAAGTCCTTACCGGTACTACATAACATTGGCAAGCTCCGGGAGAGCTTGACCCACCTGCCCTCAATTTGACCCACGAGTCAAACGGAGGATTCGGACGGGATTGTCGGTTGGCCTGAATTACACGATTCTTCTATATAGAGTCTGTGTATAAACTCGATTTTTCTATCTGTCAGTCCGGCAGTCCTTAAGCCGGAATCTATTCTTTTCAATAAGTTCTGGATGCCCGATTACAGACTTCGGGCATGACAAGAATAAAAAATGGCAATTTATACATAGACACTGAATAGAGTCTGTGTATAAATAACAGTCATTAGTCATTCCCGCAATCCCGAACGCATTCGGGAGTCGGGAATCCTTCTCAAAGAACGATTCCGGACAAGCCGGAATGACGGAAAAACGACAACTGTTCGACTTTATACACAAACTCTAAGTAATCAAGTTTTCCGTAATAGTTCAGCACCTTTCTTCCCGTTTAAGCTTATCATCATACACAAAACTGAACAAAAGCCTTCTCCCTTTTCCAAACTTATCCTTACCCACATTTAGGTCTGGATACAGGGGGTATTTTATAACTACCGGCATTAATACTGTGAGTTTCTTAACCATTCCTTTCCTCCTCCTTCTGTGAGATGGTTCAGGAAAAATTTCAGTGGCAATCTCGGCTATATCACCCAAGAGAGGGATATAGGGGGGGATTACATGGCTTCTTCCTTAGGGCTGTTAATTGGCGACTGACTTTGCCTCCTGTGCATGAATGTCAAAGATCATAATGCCGTTTGTGTATTCTATAGTCCTGTAATGGGTAATATTCAGCATCTTTTGAGTGATTTCGTCCATCCTGATGCACTGTTCCTTAATGATTTTAAGTTCTTCAGAGACAGGTCCTTTCTTGTTCATCTCATTGAGGAGTTCGGAATAGCATATTATAATGGAGAGGGGCTGCCGTATCTCATGGGCGGTTGCTCCTGCCAGTTCAATCAGTGCCTTGAGTCTTTTTTCTTCAACCTCTCTGCCGATTCCGAAACTGATTTTCCTTGACAGCCTCCATGAAGTGAATATGACAAAGACCATTGAAAATATTCCGACAATGATAAATGAAACTATCTCTCTTGCAACCTTTGCGTGGTGTATATTGTCAGAAATATCTGCGGGTATATCCACAACCAGCACATCCCCTTTGAGTAACTCCGGCTTGGTTATTTTTTTAACAAACTCAAAGAACCTTATACCCTTTCTTTCAATAAAGGCGTAAGTCTCCTGTGCTGCGCCGAGTTTCTCAAGAAGGTTTTTCCCTGTCTTGGATCCCGACGGGTTTGAAATCACCCTGAATCCATGCCCACCCGTATTTGATATTCCAGAACCCTCTCCGGAGAACAACGGTTCCTGTTTTTTTGAGTCTTTGATTCGGATCAATATCTGCCTGGAAAGGACCCTCCCTGTTTCAACCAGCCCGGTTATCTGTTCATTTCTGTGTTTCTTTATGCTCCATGCCATTAAAGAAAACATCAGGATAGATAATACCAGAACAAAGGGAACCGTATAAATCAATGTGAGGTGCAGGGGCTTTCTGTAACTCATCGTATATCCTCTCCTTATAAAACTTACTTTTACCATAAAAAGGGGCAGCCGGAGGGGAGGTGTAGCCGGCTGCCTTACGGAGGTAATTGAGATCACCCTGACTTAAATGTCTTTAAGCGTATGAAGACTCAATGATGTTTTTCAAAACTGTATGGCCGCCTCACTTCTGTTAAGTTATATCTTACAGGGACAGTTTGAAGATTGATTGAAGATTTTGTGAATTTCTTGTGAAGACTTCAATACCTGAACCCCATGCCTCTTCATAATTTCTTCACATCTTAAGGTTATTTTAAACG includes these proteins:
- a CDS encoding hypothetical protein (prokaryotic N-terminal methylation motif); protein product: MNSTRRLHKNGFTLIEVIVAIAILAIGIVAVSEVFSISLRSIYSTKKHADLSLIALSEMRILLLDPSLEEGIDKHVEDDYEVETTIEEVENERYKGLPYRLYKIRLTVSEPRGGKRVTLRTERIIKSLTQ
- the ycnJ gene encoding copper transport protein YcnJ precursor encodes the protein MKKILMSVVLLLVVPAISFGHIFMIESTPAPQSVTKKAPEKITITFAGSVERAFSRVEVFDEKGRKVSGKTGFLENDTIMEADLQGPLSSGKYTVKWKCMSLDGHSQKGKFAFTVTE
- a CDS encoding sensory histidine kinase AtoS, translated to MSYRKPLHLTLIYTVPFVLVLSILMFSLMAWSIKKHRNEQITGLVETGRVLSRQILIRIKDSKKQEPLFSGEGSGISNTGGHGFRVISNPSGSKTGKNLLEKLGAAQETYAFIERKGIRFFEFVKKITKPELLKGDVLVVDIPADISDNIHHAKVAREIVSFIIVGIFSMVFVIFTSWRLSRKISFGIGREVEEKRLKALIELAGATAHEIRQPLSIIICYSELLNEMNKKGPVSEELKIIKEQCIRMDEITQKMLNITHYRTIEYTNGIMIFDIHAQEAKSVAN
- the xpsE gene encoding type II secretion system protein E, with product MQRNEKISEFPKVPLMLNGISPRFLKENLVIPLELKGNRLVIVTADPDNREVISALQYATGHSIEVLHGDRDGITDYLDSLYGKENTINKIIEDIDQLSYEEITEEEQDIGHLKDLASEAPIIKLVNLIITRAIESRASDIHIEPFEDELKVRYRIDGVLHDVESTPRKLQPAIISRVKIMAKLNIAERRLPQDGKIKLKVLGKDIDMRISTIPVIYGESVVIRILDRESIVIDLQQLGFPRETLGTFNRLITLPNGIILVTGPTGSGKTTTLYGALDKINSPEKKIITVEDPVEYQLKGINQIQVKPRIGLDFTNTLRHIVRQDPDIIMIGEIRDLETAEIAIQSSLTGHLVFSTLHTNDAPSAITRLIEMGVESYLISSTIRAVLAQRLVRVICPECKEEDRDISDEERRLLGINPGVTLYRGTGCENCAGTGFRGRTGIFELLVIDELARNKIVKNIDSAELRKVARHSGMRTLMEDGTRKVMRGITTISEVLRVTQEV
- a CDS encoding hypothetical protein (disulfide bond isomerase protein N-terminus), whose product is MLKNVYFRSCVLFLLTAFLSIASVPTVYAAGNVGKLTNDQAKQILQKVAPGLKVLSVDKAAVKGLWEVVVQSGSGKKSIVYLDYAGKNLVLGSIVDLESRKNLTKEKFDKINRVDFSQIPLDDALLLGDANAKHKVIVFDDPD
- the dsbC_1 gene encoding thiol:disulfide interchange protein DsbC precursor — encoded protein: MKKIVDKRKDIAFYLKMFPLVSIHPKSYNNAKAIVCEKSNDKALKLLEDAYAKKTLPDPTCQTDVVDKNIALGKKLGISGTPTLIFQDGRVVSGAMSADKLTKLIDKK
- the epsF_2 gene encoding type II secretion system protein F, which gives rise to MPIFSYKATSFDGAIHEGVIEAPDEKSAIESIKDSGFIPIKVARPGTKSRLFDIRGWRKADILTFTTELSALLGAGLPLDRSLNILSEITDQKQMKGVIKAILKSISEGSSFSEALSMHPKTFPKLYINMAKAGEAGGVLDVVLDKLVEFLETSKELSEHLSSAMIYPAILTLTGGASIIILLTYVIPKFSKIFTDLGQTLPLPTQILMSLSTFMSNYWWIIISVFIGSWVMLRRYISRPEGKKRWDEFKIKLFRDIVVKLETARFCRTLGTLLRSGVPLLQALSNVKDVIGNTVFASAIEKVIKGAREGKGVSAPIEKTGVFPSLALSMIKVGEETGQLDSMLLKVADTYEKGLRTTVRRFISLLEPMMILIMGLVIGFIVVSILMAIFSINELPM
- a CDS encoding general secretion pathway protein J; the protein is MKIICNSGHRMGGRVNKGFTLIEILISITILSIVILIIGGALRLGISSVDRGKAEVEKIDRLRSLVLLLDRQISSAVQTTHTVNGENIVWFTGDNKGCSFLSTSSLWGRREGLIEITYAVEEGDREDFRITETERLPGEKDGLRLTIFPDLKDAEFAYFTYDTDGNPQWLKDWTEKDKFPVAIALRIKGKALDHNLIFPLMSKGIMKQQQPASISNKEELGRRLLPFR